Proteins encoded within one genomic window of Polyangium spumosum:
- a CDS encoding cytochrome P450 yields the protein MTLPAGPRVPALPVLGIARDTKRFFLESSRRYGDPFTLPLPTGTVVATGDPEGIREIFTADPALFTPYAVLPLEPVVGRHSVLLLDGARHRRERKLLTPPFHGDRMRAYGELMANITLRNAAALPPGAAFKAQDLTQDVSLEVIIEAVFGVRDPARVALFREVIVGYIEAYTPPLMMTTLLRRSFGGLGPWARFQRFSGRFHALIAEEITARRASGEVREDILSLLLSVRDEDGRPMSDEEIDDELRTMLIAGHETTAIGMAWALDAIHRDSRIRDRLLDEIGALGPAPSPEALARLPYLSAVCDEALRIHPVVGMVSRKLLAPFTLRGRELSPGIGVMAAIVLVHNHPAIYPDADVFRPERFLERKFTPFEYLPFGGGARRCLGAAFALYEMKIVLGTLLSAHRFQIVSSTPPRVVRRNVTLGPSEGAPLRHLGPVRRAVA from the coding sequence ATGACCTTGCCTGCCGGCCCTCGCGTCCCTGCGCTCCCCGTGCTCGGGATCGCGCGTGATACGAAGCGTTTTTTCCTCGAAAGCTCCCGTCGTTACGGCGATCCCTTCACGCTCCCGCTCCCTACGGGTACGGTCGTCGCCACCGGCGATCCCGAGGGGATCCGCGAGATATTCACCGCCGATCCCGCCCTGTTCACCCCTTATGCGGTCCTCCCGCTCGAGCCCGTCGTCGGCCGGCATTCGGTCCTCCTGCTCGACGGCGCGCGCCACCGCCGCGAGCGCAAGCTGCTCACCCCGCCTTTTCACGGCGATCGCATGCGCGCTTATGGCGAGCTCATGGCGAACATCACCCTGCGCAATGCGGCCGCGCTCCCGCCGGGCGCCGCGTTCAAGGCGCAGGACCTCACCCAGGACGTCTCGCTCGAGGTCATCATCGAGGCCGTCTTCGGCGTGCGTGATCCCGCGCGCGTCGCGCTCTTCCGCGAGGTGATCGTCGGCTACATCGAGGCGTACACGCCGCCGCTCATGATGACGACGCTCCTGCGTCGCTCCTTCGGCGGGCTCGGGCCCTGGGCGCGTTTCCAGCGGTTCTCCGGGCGTTTTCACGCCCTCATCGCCGAGGAGATCACGGCGCGGCGCGCGAGCGGCGAGGTCCGCGAGGACATCCTGAGCCTCCTGCTCTCCGTGCGCGACGAGGACGGGCGGCCGATGTCCGACGAGGAGATCGACGACGAGCTGCGCACCATGCTCATCGCCGGCCACGAGACGACGGCCATCGGGATGGCCTGGGCGCTCGACGCGATTCATCGCGATTCGCGGATCCGCGATCGGCTCCTCGATGAAATCGGCGCGCTCGGCCCCGCGCCCTCGCCTGAGGCGCTCGCGAGGTTGCCTTATCTCTCGGCCGTCTGCGACGAGGCGCTCCGCATTCATCCCGTGGTCGGGATGGTCTCGCGCAAGCTGCTCGCGCCCTTCACGCTCCGCGGGCGGGAGCTCTCGCCCGGGATCGGCGTGATGGCCGCGATCGTGCTCGTGCACAATCACCCCGCCATTTACCCCGACGCGGACGTGTTCCGGCCCGAGCGATTCCTCGAGCGCAAGTTCACGCCTTTCGAATACCTGCCTTTTGGCGGCGGCGCGCGGCGGTGCCTCGGGGCGGCGTTCGCGCTCTACGAGATGAAGATCGTGCTCGGGACGTTGCTCTCGGCGCACCGCTTCCAGATCGTCTCCTCGACGCCGCCGCGTGTCGTTCGCCGCAACGTGACCCTCGGCCCCTCCGAGGGCGCGCCGCTCCGGCACCTCGGCCCCGTCCGTCGGGCGGTCGCGTGA
- a CDS encoding TetR family transcriptional regulator, with amino-acid sequence MTVEAEVKLRILAAARRLFFAYGFGRVTMDEIASELAMSKKTLYRHFASKEVLCEAVIDASFSAIDGDLAGVLGDGALSFEDKLERFMRIVAAGYEEARGPLLSDLQRDAPSLWARVEQWRQKVVHTRTRALFAAGKRAGVFRPDIPEDLVVRVVIGNAQNVLRPDVLSALGMSFPEAFAHCKAVLLDGIRARDGDARGVKV; translated from the coding sequence GTGACGGTCGAGGCGGAGGTGAAGCTCCGCATCCTCGCCGCCGCGCGCCGGCTCTTTTTTGCGTACGGCTTCGGTCGCGTCACGATGGACGAGATCGCCTCCGAGCTCGCCATGAGCAAGAAGACGCTCTACCGCCATTTCGCGAGCAAAGAGGTGCTCTGCGAGGCGGTCATCGACGCGTCGTTCTCGGCGATCGACGGCGACCTCGCGGGCGTGCTCGGCGACGGGGCGCTCTCGTTCGAGGACAAGCTCGAGCGCTTCATGCGTATCGTGGCGGCGGGTTACGAAGAGGCGCGCGGGCCGCTGCTCAGCGATCTGCAGCGCGACGCGCCGTCGCTCTGGGCCCGCGTCGAGCAATGGAGGCAGAAGGTCGTCCACACGCGCACGCGCGCGCTCTTCGCCGCGGGCAAACGCGCGGGCGTGTTCCGGCCCGACATCCCCGAGGATCTCGTCGTCCGCGTCGTGATCGGCAATGCGCAGAACGTCCTCCGCCCCGACGTGCTCTCCGCGCTCGGGATGAGCTTCCCCGAGGCGTTCGCCCATTGCAAGGCCGTCCTCCTCGACGGGATCCGCGCCCGGGACGGGGACGCGCGCGGCGTGAAGGTTTGA
- a CDS encoding S28 family serine protease: MATILLALGVAACGDASSPDEDVAAAQSAVNDELLAGLATIPGLTVVSENPSTIPGARFLVLRFEQPVDHHDPQGPRFTQKIALVHRSFDAPMSMLTGGYSVWTGRQVESELTTALGANQIYVEHRYYGESVPAGPAYEHLNIQQAASDIHRIVQAMRPVYTDRWISNGSSKGGMTSIYHRYYYPDDVDGTVAYVSPSTYSDRDPRYVKFIRNVGTPELRARLIAFQRELLKRRDTLVPMMQAGVAQWGLTYDVVGADRAFEFGALEASFFFWQFCPLEVCEPLLPEPTASDAELIDFYINWLGAPFNYDDDTINIHYGPYFYQSATQLGHPRFDEAPLKDLLRYPGEDLARNLTPVPVTIPFSHGLMPLIEARTRAHGERMLFIYGEYDPWSTSKFEGRAKNDSFQYVVPGGWHGVRIAHLPEDERLHAMSRIFEWADVPFDPSVFQAAASPASLAPEPVDDELPGPFSRLPPR; encoded by the coding sequence GTGGCCACGATCCTCCTCGCTCTCGGCGTCGCCGCTTGTGGTGACGCCTCCTCGCCGGACGAGGACGTCGCCGCCGCGCAATCCGCCGTGAATGACGAGCTCCTCGCCGGGCTCGCGACGATCCCCGGGCTCACGGTGGTCAGCGAGAACCCCTCGACCATCCCGGGGGCGCGTTTCCTCGTGCTCCGATTCGAGCAGCCCGTGGATCACCACGACCCGCAAGGGCCACGCTTCACGCAGAAGATCGCCCTCGTGCACCGCTCCTTCGACGCGCCCATGTCGATGCTCACTGGAGGTTACTCCGTCTGGACGGGGCGGCAGGTCGAGAGCGAGCTCACGACCGCGCTCGGGGCCAATCAGATCTACGTCGAGCACCGCTACTACGGCGAATCCGTGCCCGCGGGCCCGGCGTACGAGCACCTGAACATCCAGCAGGCCGCCAGCGACATTCACCGGATCGTGCAGGCGATGAGGCCGGTTTACACGGACCGCTGGATCTCCAACGGCAGCAGCAAGGGCGGCATGACCTCGATCTACCATCGTTACTATTATCCGGACGACGTGGACGGCACGGTCGCGTACGTGTCGCCGTCCACCTATTCGGACAGGGATCCGCGGTACGTCAAGTTCATTCGCAATGTGGGGACACCGGAGCTCCGGGCGAGGTTGATCGCCTTCCAGCGCGAGCTCCTGAAGCGGCGCGACACGCTCGTGCCGATGATGCAGGCGGGGGTCGCTCAATGGGGCCTCACCTATGACGTCGTGGGCGCCGATCGGGCCTTCGAGTTCGGCGCCCTGGAGGCCTCGTTTTTCTTCTGGCAGTTCTGCCCCCTGGAGGTCTGCGAGCCCCTCCTCCCGGAGCCCACCGCGAGCGACGCGGAGCTCATCGACTTCTACATCAACTGGCTCGGCGCGCCCTTCAACTACGACGACGACACCATCAACATCCATTACGGGCCGTATTTCTATCAATCGGCCACCCAGCTCGGCCACCCGCGCTTCGACGAGGCTCCTTTGAAGGACCTCTTGCGATATCCGGGGGAGGACCTGGCGAGAAACCTCACGCCCGTGCCGGTGACGATCCCCTTCTCGCACGGGCTCATGCCGCTGATCGAAGCGCGGACGCGGGCGCACGGCGAGCGGATGCTCTTCATCTACGGCGAATACGATCCCTGGAGCACGAGCAAGTTCGAGGGCAGGGCGAAAAACGACTCCTTCCAGTACGTCGTGCCCGGCGGGTGGCACGGCGTGAGGATCGCGCATCTGCCCGAGGACGAGCGACTCCACGCGATGAGCCGCATTTTCGAATGGGCCGACGTGCCCTTTGATCCCTCGGTCTTCCAGGCGGCGGCGTCGCCCGCCTCGCTCGCGCCGGAGCCCGTGGACGACGAGCTCCCGGGGCCCTTCTCGCGCCTGCCGCCGCGCT